In Brienomyrus brachyistius isolate T26 chromosome 14, BBRACH_0.4, whole genome shotgun sequence, the following proteins share a genomic window:
- the myt1lb gene encoding myelin transcription factor 1-like protein isoform X5, which produces MDECYESDGTEEMDEKEEEEEDEDDEEEEEEEEEYSEDNEEHGEPEEEDAQASCIYSKTGNTMEKDDNNNEEYENYDELVAKSLLNLGKIAEDAAYRAMTESEMNSSSSNSAEEEDDDEAERGTRKGELSLDVDSDVVRETVDSLKLLAQGHGAMLSENLNGRGYADSTLDGVDGGGALHGKPTSNGQAEESEEEVCLSSLECLRNQCFDLARKLSETQPAEHPGHTSNPQPAPHQQSGYVDCHQGQEDRRAAERSYSDMVNLMKLEEQLSPGSKTFSSCAREDGYHDEDATSVASDRSEEVFDMTKGNLSLLEKAIALESERAKAMRDRMATEASRHERDVLRMQEDSGSRPSCAEERKARLHDGMKKPYYPKDSLRAEKKESRCPTPGCDGTGHVTGLYPHHRSLSGCPHKDRVPPEILAMYENVLKCPTPGCTGRGHVNSNRNSHRSLSGCPIAAAEKLAKAQEKHQTCDGSKSNQASDRVLRPMCFVKQLEIPQYGYKNNVSTTTPRSNLAKELEKYSKTSFDYSSGYDSNHIYGKRAIAPKVQGRDSSPKGYDAKRYCKNLSPASSTTSSYAPSSSSSSISCGGGGGGSSASSTCSKSSFDYTHDMEAAHMAATAILNLSTRCRELPQGLANKPQDLCSRNPDIEVDENGTLDLSMNKQRGGERDGCAVLTPLEPMSPQRQALLSSRCYQMGEADCWDLPVDYTKIKRIDEDDPKEADDLDPFHDILEDRQYPGDVQVPSPKSKYAPCKESKKDLITLSGCPLADKSIRSMMATNSQELKCPTPGCDGSGHITGNYASHRSLSGCPRARKSGIKITHSKEDKEDQEPIRCPVPGCDGQGHVTGKYASHRSASGCPLAAKRQKDGYMNGSQFTWKSGKTDGMSCPTPGCDGSGHVSGSFLTHRSLSGCPRATSAMKKARMSGVEMLTVKQRASNGIENDEEIKQLDEEIKDLNESNSQVEADMIKLRTQITTMESNLKSIEEENKVIEQQNESLLHELATLSQSLINSLANIQLPHMKPSPHKEASLRNNSCLQLHQREPINEQNFDAYVTTLTDMYTNQDQYQSPENKALLENIKQAVQGIQV; this is translated from the exons ATGGACGAGTGCTACGAGAGTGACGGTACAGAGGAGATGGACGAaaaggaagaagaggaggaggatgaggacgatgaagaagaggaggaggaggaggaggagtactcGGAGGACAATGAGGAGCACGGCGAGCCAGAGGAGG AGGATGCCCAGGCAAGTTGCATCTACTCAAAGACTGGGAATACCATGGAGAAGGACGACAACAACAACGAAGAGTATGAGAACTACGACGAGCTGGTGGCCAAGTCCCTGCTGAACCTGGGCAAGATTGCAGAGGACGCAGCCTACCGCGCCATGACCGAGTCGGAGATGAACAGCAGCTCCTCCAACAGCGCCGAGGAGGAGGATGACGACGAGGCGGAGAGGGGCACGAGAAAGGGCGAGTTGAGCCTGGACGTGGACAGTGATGTCGTTCGGGAAACGGTAGACTCCCTTAAGCTGTTGGCGCAGGGGCATGGCGCCATGCTATCTGAGAACCTCAATGGGAGAGGCTATGCAGACAGCACACTGGATGGTGTGGATGGGGGAGGAGCCTTGCACGGCAAGCCTACCAGCAATGGACAGGCGGAGGAGAGCGAGGAGGAGGTGTGTCTTAGCAGTCTGGAGTGCCTCCGGAACCAGTGCTTTGACCTGGCGCGCAAACTGAGCGAGACACAGCCTGCCGAGCACCCCGGGCACACATCGAACCCGCAGCCAGCCCCACATCAACAGTCTGGCTATGTCGACTGCCATCAGGGGCAAGAGGATCGCCGTGCTGCGGAGCGCAGCTACTCAGACATGGTCAACCTGATGAAGCTGGAAGAGCAGCTGAGCCCTGGGTCCAAAACTTTCTCCAGCTGCGCCAGGGAGGATGGTTACCATGACGAGGACGCCACTTCGGTGGCCTCGGACCGCTCCGAGGAGGTCTTCGACATGACTAAGGGCAACCTGTCCCTGCTGGAGAAAGCCATTGCCCTTGAGTCAGAGCGGGCCAAGGCCATGCGGGACCGGATGGCCACAGAGGCGTCCCGGCATGAGCGGGACGTTCTAAGGATGCAGGAGGACAGCGGCTCCAGACCCAGCTGTGCCGAGGAGCGCAAGGCACGGTTGCACGATGGCATGAAGAAGCCGTACTACCCTAAAG attctttgcggGCGGAAAAGAAGGAGAGCCGGTGCCCCACACCTGGGTGCGACGGGACGGGTCATGTGACTGGGCTATACCCCCACCACCGGAGCTTGTCGGggtgtccccacaaagacagggTACCGCCAGAAA TTCTTGCAATGTATGAGAATGTTCTTAAGTGTCCCACACCCGGCTGCACGGGACGCGGTCATGTCAATAGCAACAGGAACTCCCATCGCAG CCTCTCCGGGTGTCCCATCGCTGCTGCTGAAAAGCTGGCCAAGGCTCAGGAGAAGCACCAAACCTGTGATGGCAGCAAGTCCAACCAGGCGTCCGATCGCGTGCTGAG GCCGATGTGCTTCGTGAAACAGCTGGAGATCCCACAGTACGGCTACAAGAACAACGTGTCTACCACCACCCCTCGCTCAAACCTGGCCAAGGAGCTGGAGAAGTACTCCAAGACCAGCTTCGACTACAGCTCGGGCTACGACAGCAACCACATCTACGGCAAGCGAGCCATCGCGCCCAAAGTCCAGGGCCGGGACTCGTCCCCCAAGGGATACGATG CCAAGCGTTACTGTAAGAACTTGAGCCCGGCCAGCAGCACCACCAGCAGCTACgcccccagcagcagcagcagcagcatcagcTGCGGGGGAGGTGGAGGCGGCAGCAGCGCCAGCAGCACCTGCAGCAAGAGCAGCTTCGACTACACGCACGACATGGAGGCCGCGCACATGGCCGCCACCGCCATCCTCAACCTGTCCACGCGCTGCCGCGAGTTGCCCCAGGGCCTGGCCAATAAGCCACAGGACCTCTGCTCACGG AACCCCGACATCGAGGTGGATGAGAATGGCACGCTAGACCTTAGCATGAACAAGCAGCGCGGGGGCGAGCGTGACGGCTGTGCGGTGCTGACGCCGCTGGAGCCCATGTCCCCGCAGAGGCAGGCCCTGCTCAGCAGCCGCTGCTACCAGATGGGCGAGGCCGACTGCTGGGACCTGCCTGTTGACTACACCAAAATCAAGCGCATCGATGAGGACGACCCCAAGGAG gcagACGATCTGGATCCCTTCCACGACATCCTGGAGGACCGGCAGTACCCGGGAGACGTCCAAGTGCCCAGCCCCAAGTCCAAATACGCCCCTTGCAAGGAAAGCAAAAAGGACCTGATAAC TCTTTCTGGCTGTCCTTTAGCTGACAAAAGCATTCGAAGTATGATGGCCACCAACTCGCAAGAGCTCAA GTGCCCAACGCCAGGGTGCGATGGTTCGGGACACATCACCGGGAATTACGCCTCGCACAGAAG TCTATCAGGGTGCCCGAGAGCGAGAAAGAGTGGGATAAAAATAACGCACAGTAAAGAGGATAAAGAGGACCAAGAGCCCATCAG GTGTCCTGTCCCTGGCTGCGATGGGCAGGGTCACGTGACGGGGAAGTATGCATCTCACCGAAGTGCATCAGGCTGCCCCCTGGCGGCCAAACGACAGAAGGACGGTTACATGAATGGCTCCCAGTTCACGTGGAAGTCCGGGAAGACGGACGGCATGTCCTGCCCGACCCCGGGTTGTGACGGGTCGGGACACGTTAGTGGGAGCTTCCTAACACACAGGAG TCTGTCAGGCTGCCCCCGTGCGACTTCGGCCATGAAGAAGGCCAGGATGTCGGGCGTGGAGATGCTAACAGTAAAGCAGCGGGCCAGCAACG gtaTAGAAAATGATGAAGAAATTAAACAGTTGGACGAAGAAATCAAAGATTTAAATGAATCTAATTCACAAGTGGAAGCAGATATGATTAAACTTAGAACACAG ATTACCACAATGGAGTCTAATCTGAAGTCAATAGAGGAAGAAAACAAGGTGATTGAACAGCAAAATGAGTCTCTCCTGCATGAGCTGGCAACCCTCAGCCAGTCACTGATAAACAGTTTAGCTAATATCCAGCTGCCACATATG AAACCATCGCCACACAAAGAAGCTTCCCTTAGAAATAACAGCTGTTTACAGTTGCATCAGAGA
- the myt1lb gene encoding myelin transcription factor 1-like protein isoform X1, producing MDECYESDGTEEMDEKEEEEEDEDDEEEEEEEEEYSEDNEEHGEPEEEDAQASCIYSKTGNTMEKDDNNNEEYENYDELVAKSLLNLGKIAEDAAYRAMTESEMNSSSSNSAEEEDDDEAERGTRKGELSLDVDSDVVRETVDSLKLLAQGHGAMLSENLNGRGYADSTLDGVDGGGALHGKPTSNGQAEESEEEVCLSSLECLRNQCFDLARKLSETQPAEHPGHTSNPQPAPHQQSGYVDCHQGQEDRRAAERSYSDMVNLMKLEEQLSPGSKTFSSCAREDGYHDEDATSVASDRSEEVFDMTKGNLSLLEKAIALESERAKAMRDRMATEASRHERDVLRMQEDSGSRPSCAEERKARLHDGMKKPYYPKDSLRAEKKESRCPTPGCDGTGHVTGLYPHHRSLSGCPHKDRVPPEILAMYENVLKCPTPGCTGRGHVNSNRNSHRSLSGCPIAAAEKLAKAQEKHQTCDGSKSNQASDRVLSPSHRSTPPRPMCFVKQLEIPQYGYKNNVSTTTPRSNLAKELEKYSKTSFDYSSGYDSNHIYGKRAIAPKVQGRDSSPKGYDAKRYCKNLSPASSTTSSYAPSSSSSSISCGGGGGGSSASSTCSKSSFDYTHDMEAAHMAATAILNLSTRCRELPQGLANKPQDLCSRNPDIEVDENGTLDLSMNKQRGGERDGCAVLTPLEPMSPQRQALLSSRCYQMGEADCWDLPVDYTKIKRIDEDDPKEADDLDPFHDILEDRQYPGDVQVPSPKSKYAPCKESKKDLITCPTPGCDGSGHVTGNYASHRSLSGCPLADKSIRSMMATNSQELKCPTPGCDGSGHITGNYASHRSLSGCPRARKSGIKITHSKEDKEDQEPIRCPVPGCDGQGHVTGKYASHRSASGCPLAAKRQKDGYMNGSQFTWKSGKTDGMSCPTPGCDGSGHVSGSFLTHRSLSGCPRATSAMKKARMSGVEMLTVKQRASNGIENDEEIKQLDEEIKDLNESNSQVEADMIKLRTQITTMESNLKSIEEENKVIEQQNESLLHELATLSQSLINSLANIQLPHMKPSPHKEASLRNNSCLQLHQREPINEQNFDAYVTTLTDMYTNQDQYQSPENKALLENIKQAVQGIQV from the exons ATGGACGAGTGCTACGAGAGTGACGGTACAGAGGAGATGGACGAaaaggaagaagaggaggaggatgaggacgatgaagaagaggaggaggaggaggaggagtactcGGAGGACAATGAGGAGCACGGCGAGCCAGAGGAGG AGGATGCCCAGGCAAGTTGCATCTACTCAAAGACTGGGAATACCATGGAGAAGGACGACAACAACAACGAAGAGTATGAGAACTACGACGAGCTGGTGGCCAAGTCCCTGCTGAACCTGGGCAAGATTGCAGAGGACGCAGCCTACCGCGCCATGACCGAGTCGGAGATGAACAGCAGCTCCTCCAACAGCGCCGAGGAGGAGGATGACGACGAGGCGGAGAGGGGCACGAGAAAGGGCGAGTTGAGCCTGGACGTGGACAGTGATGTCGTTCGGGAAACGGTAGACTCCCTTAAGCTGTTGGCGCAGGGGCATGGCGCCATGCTATCTGAGAACCTCAATGGGAGAGGCTATGCAGACAGCACACTGGATGGTGTGGATGGGGGAGGAGCCTTGCACGGCAAGCCTACCAGCAATGGACAGGCGGAGGAGAGCGAGGAGGAGGTGTGTCTTAGCAGTCTGGAGTGCCTCCGGAACCAGTGCTTTGACCTGGCGCGCAAACTGAGCGAGACACAGCCTGCCGAGCACCCCGGGCACACATCGAACCCGCAGCCAGCCCCACATCAACAGTCTGGCTATGTCGACTGCCATCAGGGGCAAGAGGATCGCCGTGCTGCGGAGCGCAGCTACTCAGACATGGTCAACCTGATGAAGCTGGAAGAGCAGCTGAGCCCTGGGTCCAAAACTTTCTCCAGCTGCGCCAGGGAGGATGGTTACCATGACGAGGACGCCACTTCGGTGGCCTCGGACCGCTCCGAGGAGGTCTTCGACATGACTAAGGGCAACCTGTCCCTGCTGGAGAAAGCCATTGCCCTTGAGTCAGAGCGGGCCAAGGCCATGCGGGACCGGATGGCCACAGAGGCGTCCCGGCATGAGCGGGACGTTCTAAGGATGCAGGAGGACAGCGGCTCCAGACCCAGCTGTGCCGAGGAGCGCAAGGCACGGTTGCACGATGGCATGAAGAAGCCGTACTACCCTAAAG attctttgcggGCGGAAAAGAAGGAGAGCCGGTGCCCCACACCTGGGTGCGACGGGACGGGTCATGTGACTGGGCTATACCCCCACCACCGGAGCTTGTCGGggtgtccccacaaagacagggTACCGCCAGAAA TTCTTGCAATGTATGAGAATGTTCTTAAGTGTCCCACACCCGGCTGCACGGGACGCGGTCATGTCAATAGCAACAGGAACTCCCATCGCAG CCTCTCCGGGTGTCCCATCGCTGCTGCTGAAAAGCTGGCCAAGGCTCAGGAGAAGCACCAAACCTGTGATGGCAGCAAGTCCAACCAGGCGTCCGATCGCGTGCTGAG CCCATCCCACCGCTCTACTCCCCCTAGGCCGATGTGCTTCGTGAAACAGCTGGAGATCCCACAGTACGGCTACAAGAACAACGTGTCTACCACCACCCCTCGCTCAAACCTGGCCAAGGAGCTGGAGAAGTACTCCAAGACCAGCTTCGACTACAGCTCGGGCTACGACAGCAACCACATCTACGGCAAGCGAGCCATCGCGCCCAAAGTCCAGGGCCGGGACTCGTCCCCCAAGGGATACGATG CCAAGCGTTACTGTAAGAACTTGAGCCCGGCCAGCAGCACCACCAGCAGCTACgcccccagcagcagcagcagcagcatcagcTGCGGGGGAGGTGGAGGCGGCAGCAGCGCCAGCAGCACCTGCAGCAAGAGCAGCTTCGACTACACGCACGACATGGAGGCCGCGCACATGGCCGCCACCGCCATCCTCAACCTGTCCACGCGCTGCCGCGAGTTGCCCCAGGGCCTGGCCAATAAGCCACAGGACCTCTGCTCACGG AACCCCGACATCGAGGTGGATGAGAATGGCACGCTAGACCTTAGCATGAACAAGCAGCGCGGGGGCGAGCGTGACGGCTGTGCGGTGCTGACGCCGCTGGAGCCCATGTCCCCGCAGAGGCAGGCCCTGCTCAGCAGCCGCTGCTACCAGATGGGCGAGGCCGACTGCTGGGACCTGCCTGTTGACTACACCAAAATCAAGCGCATCGATGAGGACGACCCCAAGGAG gcagACGATCTGGATCCCTTCCACGACATCCTGGAGGACCGGCAGTACCCGGGAGACGTCCAAGTGCCCAGCCCCAAGTCCAAATACGCCCCTTGCAAGGAAAGCAAAAAGGACCTGATAAC ATGTCCAACACCAGGGTGTGATGGAAGTGGTCACGTGACCGGTAATTACGCTTCACATAGAAG TCTTTCTGGCTGTCCTTTAGCTGACAAAAGCATTCGAAGTATGATGGCCACCAACTCGCAAGAGCTCAA GTGCCCAACGCCAGGGTGCGATGGTTCGGGACACATCACCGGGAATTACGCCTCGCACAGAAG TCTATCAGGGTGCCCGAGAGCGAGAAAGAGTGGGATAAAAATAACGCACAGTAAAGAGGATAAAGAGGACCAAGAGCCCATCAG GTGTCCTGTCCCTGGCTGCGATGGGCAGGGTCACGTGACGGGGAAGTATGCATCTCACCGAAGTGCATCAGGCTGCCCCCTGGCGGCCAAACGACAGAAGGACGGTTACATGAATGGCTCCCAGTTCACGTGGAAGTCCGGGAAGACGGACGGCATGTCCTGCCCGACCCCGGGTTGTGACGGGTCGGGACACGTTAGTGGGAGCTTCCTAACACACAGGAG TCTGTCAGGCTGCCCCCGTGCGACTTCGGCCATGAAGAAGGCCAGGATGTCGGGCGTGGAGATGCTAACAGTAAAGCAGCGGGCCAGCAACG gtaTAGAAAATGATGAAGAAATTAAACAGTTGGACGAAGAAATCAAAGATTTAAATGAATCTAATTCACAAGTGGAAGCAGATATGATTAAACTTAGAACACAG ATTACCACAATGGAGTCTAATCTGAAGTCAATAGAGGAAGAAAACAAGGTGATTGAACAGCAAAATGAGTCTCTCCTGCATGAGCTGGCAACCCTCAGCCAGTCACTGATAAACAGTTTAGCTAATATCCAGCTGCCACATATG AAACCATCGCCACACAAAGAAGCTTCCCTTAGAAATAACAGCTGTTTACAGTTGCATCAGAGA
- the myt1lb gene encoding myelin transcription factor 1-like protein isoform X6 — protein sequence MDECYESDGTEEMDEKEEEEEDEDDEEEEEEEEEYSEDNEEHGEPEEEDAQASCIYSKTGNTMEKDDNNNEEYENYDELVAKSLLNLGKIAEDAAYRAMTESEMNSSSSNSAEEEDDDEAERGTRKGELSLDVDSDVVRETVDSLKLLAQGHGAMLSENLNGRGYADSTLDGVDGGGALHGKPTSNGQAEESEEEVCLSSLECLRNQCFDLARKLSETQPAEHPGHTSNPQPAPHQQSGYVDCHQGQEDRRAAERSYSDMVNLMKLEEQLSPGSKTFSSCAREDGYHDEDATSVASDRSEEVFDMTKGNLSLLEKAIALESERAKAMRDRMATEASRHERDVLRMQEDSGSRPSCAEERKARLHDGMKKPYYPKDSLRAEKKESRCPTPGCDGTGHVTGLYPHHRSLSGCPHKDRVPPEILAMYENVLKCPTPGCTGRGHVNSNRNSHRSLSGCPIAAAEKLAKAQEKHQTCDGSKSNQASDRVLSPSHRSTPPRPMCFVKQLEIPQYGYKNNVSTTTPRSNLAKELEKYSKTSFDYSSGYDSNHIYGKRAIAPKVQGRDSSPKGYDAKRYCKNLSPASSTTSSYAPSSSSSSISCGGGGGGSSASSTCSKSSFDYTHDMEAAHMAATAILNLSTRCRELPQGLANKPQDLCSRNPDIEVDENGTLDLSMNKQRGGERDGCAVLTPLEPMSPQRQALLSSRCYQMGEADCWDLPVDYTKIKRIDEDDPKEADDLDPFHDILEDRQYPGDVQVPSPKSKYAPCKESKKDLITCPTPGCDGSGHVTGNYASHRSLSGCPLADKSIRSMMATNSQELKCPTPGCDGSGHITGNYASHRSLSGCPRARKSGIKITHSKEDKEDQEPIRCPVPGCDGQGHVTGKYASHRSASGCPLAAKRQKDGYMNGSQFTWKSGKTDGMSCPTPGCDGSGHVSGSFLTHRSLSGCPRATSAMKKARMSGVEMLTVKQRASNGIENDEEIKQLDEEIKDLNESNSQVEADMIKLRTQITTMESNLKSIEEENKKPSPHKEASLRNNSCLQLHQREPINEQNFDAYVTTLTDMYTNQDQYQSPENKALLENIKQAVQGIQV from the exons ATGGACGAGTGCTACGAGAGTGACGGTACAGAGGAGATGGACGAaaaggaagaagaggaggaggatgaggacgatgaagaagaggaggaggaggaggaggagtactcGGAGGACAATGAGGAGCACGGCGAGCCAGAGGAGG AGGATGCCCAGGCAAGTTGCATCTACTCAAAGACTGGGAATACCATGGAGAAGGACGACAACAACAACGAAGAGTATGAGAACTACGACGAGCTGGTGGCCAAGTCCCTGCTGAACCTGGGCAAGATTGCAGAGGACGCAGCCTACCGCGCCATGACCGAGTCGGAGATGAACAGCAGCTCCTCCAACAGCGCCGAGGAGGAGGATGACGACGAGGCGGAGAGGGGCACGAGAAAGGGCGAGTTGAGCCTGGACGTGGACAGTGATGTCGTTCGGGAAACGGTAGACTCCCTTAAGCTGTTGGCGCAGGGGCATGGCGCCATGCTATCTGAGAACCTCAATGGGAGAGGCTATGCAGACAGCACACTGGATGGTGTGGATGGGGGAGGAGCCTTGCACGGCAAGCCTACCAGCAATGGACAGGCGGAGGAGAGCGAGGAGGAGGTGTGTCTTAGCAGTCTGGAGTGCCTCCGGAACCAGTGCTTTGACCTGGCGCGCAAACTGAGCGAGACACAGCCTGCCGAGCACCCCGGGCACACATCGAACCCGCAGCCAGCCCCACATCAACAGTCTGGCTATGTCGACTGCCATCAGGGGCAAGAGGATCGCCGTGCTGCGGAGCGCAGCTACTCAGACATGGTCAACCTGATGAAGCTGGAAGAGCAGCTGAGCCCTGGGTCCAAAACTTTCTCCAGCTGCGCCAGGGAGGATGGTTACCATGACGAGGACGCCACTTCGGTGGCCTCGGACCGCTCCGAGGAGGTCTTCGACATGACTAAGGGCAACCTGTCCCTGCTGGAGAAAGCCATTGCCCTTGAGTCAGAGCGGGCCAAGGCCATGCGGGACCGGATGGCCACAGAGGCGTCCCGGCATGAGCGGGACGTTCTAAGGATGCAGGAGGACAGCGGCTCCAGACCCAGCTGTGCCGAGGAGCGCAAGGCACGGTTGCACGATGGCATGAAGAAGCCGTACTACCCTAAAG attctttgcggGCGGAAAAGAAGGAGAGCCGGTGCCCCACACCTGGGTGCGACGGGACGGGTCATGTGACTGGGCTATACCCCCACCACCGGAGCTTGTCGGggtgtccccacaaagacagggTACCGCCAGAAA TTCTTGCAATGTATGAGAATGTTCTTAAGTGTCCCACACCCGGCTGCACGGGACGCGGTCATGTCAATAGCAACAGGAACTCCCATCGCAG CCTCTCCGGGTGTCCCATCGCTGCTGCTGAAAAGCTGGCCAAGGCTCAGGAGAAGCACCAAACCTGTGATGGCAGCAAGTCCAACCAGGCGTCCGATCGCGTGCTGAG CCCATCCCACCGCTCTACTCCCCCTAGGCCGATGTGCTTCGTGAAACAGCTGGAGATCCCACAGTACGGCTACAAGAACAACGTGTCTACCACCACCCCTCGCTCAAACCTGGCCAAGGAGCTGGAGAAGTACTCCAAGACCAGCTTCGACTACAGCTCGGGCTACGACAGCAACCACATCTACGGCAAGCGAGCCATCGCGCCCAAAGTCCAGGGCCGGGACTCGTCCCCCAAGGGATACGATG CCAAGCGTTACTGTAAGAACTTGAGCCCGGCCAGCAGCACCACCAGCAGCTACgcccccagcagcagcagcagcagcatcagcTGCGGGGGAGGTGGAGGCGGCAGCAGCGCCAGCAGCACCTGCAGCAAGAGCAGCTTCGACTACACGCACGACATGGAGGCCGCGCACATGGCCGCCACCGCCATCCTCAACCTGTCCACGCGCTGCCGCGAGTTGCCCCAGGGCCTGGCCAATAAGCCACAGGACCTCTGCTCACGG AACCCCGACATCGAGGTGGATGAGAATGGCACGCTAGACCTTAGCATGAACAAGCAGCGCGGGGGCGAGCGTGACGGCTGTGCGGTGCTGACGCCGCTGGAGCCCATGTCCCCGCAGAGGCAGGCCCTGCTCAGCAGCCGCTGCTACCAGATGGGCGAGGCCGACTGCTGGGACCTGCCTGTTGACTACACCAAAATCAAGCGCATCGATGAGGACGACCCCAAGGAG gcagACGATCTGGATCCCTTCCACGACATCCTGGAGGACCGGCAGTACCCGGGAGACGTCCAAGTGCCCAGCCCCAAGTCCAAATACGCCCCTTGCAAGGAAAGCAAAAAGGACCTGATAAC ATGTCCAACACCAGGGTGTGATGGAAGTGGTCACGTGACCGGTAATTACGCTTCACATAGAAG TCTTTCTGGCTGTCCTTTAGCTGACAAAAGCATTCGAAGTATGATGGCCACCAACTCGCAAGAGCTCAA GTGCCCAACGCCAGGGTGCGATGGTTCGGGACACATCACCGGGAATTACGCCTCGCACAGAAG TCTATCAGGGTGCCCGAGAGCGAGAAAGAGTGGGATAAAAATAACGCACAGTAAAGAGGATAAAGAGGACCAAGAGCCCATCAG GTGTCCTGTCCCTGGCTGCGATGGGCAGGGTCACGTGACGGGGAAGTATGCATCTCACCGAAGTGCATCAGGCTGCCCCCTGGCGGCCAAACGACAGAAGGACGGTTACATGAATGGCTCCCAGTTCACGTGGAAGTCCGGGAAGACGGACGGCATGTCCTGCCCGACCCCGGGTTGTGACGGGTCGGGACACGTTAGTGGGAGCTTCCTAACACACAGGAG TCTGTCAGGCTGCCCCCGTGCGACTTCGGCCATGAAGAAGGCCAGGATGTCGGGCGTGGAGATGCTAACAGTAAAGCAGCGGGCCAGCAACG gtaTAGAAAATGATGAAGAAATTAAACAGTTGGACGAAGAAATCAAAGATTTAAATGAATCTAATTCACAAGTGGAAGCAGATATGATTAAACTTAGAACACAG ATTACCACAATGGAGTCTAATCTGAAGTCAATAGAGGAAGAAAACAAG AAACCATCGCCACACAAAGAAGCTTCCCTTAGAAATAACAGCTGTTTACAGTTGCATCAGAGA